From Paenibacillus sp. GP183, one genomic window encodes:
- a CDS encoding glycosyltransferase produces MRKKRVLLLSEGFGAGHTQAAKALSVILKQTNGGIQTRVLELGSFLHPTLAPWIFTAFRKTVTSQPKLYGRFYRYKYEKSLNKLTQLALHRIFYAQTAEIINKFKPDIIVCTHPFPNAVISRLKRAGLSIPLCTVITDYDAHGTWISPEVNKYLVSTENVKNKLLGHGIPSHQIEITGIPVHPSFREPQDREAIRQEFNLKPLPTVMVMGGGWGMINSDALYDNMAKWKDSIQFLFCLGSNTKALAKLSGDPRFQHPNIRLIGFTREIGKLMEVSDLLITKPGGMTCSEGLAKSIPMLFYQAIPGQEEENLQYFTASGFGESIESSATFEHWFRRLSESYLDVQQSRAQFSSQYRASHNVDYSSVIMGLLG; encoded by the coding sequence TTGCGAAAAAAGAGGGTCTTGCTATTATCCGAAGGATTTGGTGCCGGCCATACACAAGCCGCAAAAGCATTGTCTGTCATTTTGAAGCAAACAAACGGAGGGATCCAAACGCGGGTTTTGGAGTTAGGCTCTTTTTTGCATCCTACCCTTGCTCCTTGGATTTTTACCGCATTTCGGAAAACAGTCACCTCCCAGCCAAAGCTTTACGGGAGATTTTACCGCTACAAGTATGAAAAGTCATTAAACAAGCTGACCCAGCTGGCGCTGCACCGTATTTTTTATGCACAGACAGCTGAGATTATTAATAAATTTAAACCGGATATCATCGTGTGTACGCATCCTTTTCCTAACGCGGTTATTTCTCGGCTGAAGCGAGCCGGGTTGTCGATTCCCTTATGTACCGTTATAACCGATTACGACGCTCATGGTACGTGGATCAGCCCGGAAGTCAACAAATACCTCGTATCCACGGAAAATGTTAAAAATAAGCTATTGGGCCACGGGATTCCTTCTCATCAAATTGAAATTACCGGCATCCCGGTTCATCCCAGCTTTCGCGAGCCTCAGGACAGGGAAGCCATTCGCCAGGAATTTAACCTTAAGCCCCTCCCTACGGTGATGGTGATGGGCGGCGGATGGGGTATGATCAACAGTGATGCTCTTTATGATAATATGGCGAAATGGAAGGACAGCATTCAATTCTTGTTTTGCCTCGGCAGCAATACCAAGGCTTTGGCCAAGCTGTCGGGCGATCCGCGCTTTCAGCATCCGAATATCCGGCTGATCGGATTCACGCGGGAGATCGGCAAGCTCATGGAAGTGTCGGACCTGCTCATTACGAAGCCAGGCGGCATGACCTGCTCGGAGGGGCTGGCCAAATCAATTCCGATGCTGTTTTACCAGGCGATCCCGGGTCAGGAGGAAGAGAACCTGCAATATTTCACGGCAAGCGGGTTCGGTGAGTCCATTGAATCCTCCGCAACCTTTGAGCATTGGTTTCGCAGGCTGTCGGAAAGCTACTTGGACGTTCAGCAAAGCAGAGCCCAATTCAGCAGCCAGTACCGCGCTTCACACAATGTGGATTACTCCAGCGTGATTATGGGGCTGCTCGGCTGA
- the purH gene encoding bifunctional phosphoribosylaminoimidazolecarboxamide formyltransferase/IMP cyclohydrolase — MAIKRALISVSDKTGIVEFAGELAKLGVEIISTGGTQSLLKEKGVPVIGISEVTGFPEIMDGRVKTLHPAVHSGLLAVRDNEEHRESMKKLGLDYIDLVVVNLYPFAQTIAKPDVSYEEAIENIDIGGPTMLRSAAKNHAFVTVVVDAADYGQVLDEVRSGEDTTLETRKRLAAKVFRHTGAYDALIADYLSKQMGEPFPERYTVTYEKVQELRYGENPHQKAAFYKKPLAAAGITNAEQLHGKELSYNNINDANTALQMIKEFSEPAVVAVKHMNPCGVGIGANVLNAYQKAYAADPISIFGGIIAANRMIDAATATLLGDVFLEIVLAPDFSPEALQILSQKKNIRLLKISGLDTAAAAERRAEHVITSVEGGMLVQDSDAYQLSEADIKVVTERKPTEDELKQLLFAWKVVKHVKSNAIVLAANDMTVGVGAGQMNRVGAAKIAIEQARGKAQGAVLASDAFFPMGDTLELAAGAGITAVIQPGGSIKDEESIRVANDNGMAMIMTGVRHFKH; from the coding sequence GTGGCAATCAAAAGAGCACTGATCAGCGTGTCCGACAAAACGGGTATCGTGGAATTTGCAGGCGAGCTTGCGAAGCTGGGTGTGGAGATTATTTCGACGGGCGGGACACAAAGCCTCTTAAAGGAAAAGGGCGTACCGGTTATCGGGATTTCAGAGGTAACGGGTTTTCCGGAAATTATGGACGGCAGGGTCAAAACGCTTCATCCAGCGGTACATAGCGGACTATTGGCCGTACGCGACAACGAGGAACATCGGGAATCCATGAAGAAGCTGGGACTGGATTATATCGATCTGGTCGTCGTGAATTTGTATCCTTTTGCCCAAACAATTGCAAAACCCGATGTCTCTTACGAGGAAGCGATTGAGAATATCGATATCGGCGGACCAACCATGCTTCGCTCGGCTGCAAAGAATCACGCTTTCGTTACGGTTGTTGTCGACGCTGCCGATTATGGACAAGTGCTTGATGAGGTGCGCAGCGGTGAAGATACTACGCTTGAGACCCGTAAACGTCTCGCTGCGAAGGTTTTTCGTCACACCGGCGCCTATGATGCACTAATTGCCGATTACCTGTCGAAACAAATGGGTGAGCCCTTCCCAGAGCGTTATACCGTGACTTATGAAAAAGTGCAGGAGCTTCGTTATGGAGAAAATCCTCATCAGAAGGCAGCTTTTTACAAGAAGCCGTTAGCCGCTGCCGGTATTACCAACGCTGAACAGCTTCATGGTAAAGAACTTTCCTACAACAATATCAACGATGCCAATACAGCACTGCAAATGATTAAAGAGTTCAGTGAGCCTGCTGTGGTCGCAGTTAAGCACATGAATCCATGTGGTGTAGGGATTGGGGCCAATGTGCTGAATGCTTATCAAAAAGCCTATGCGGCGGACCCAATTTCGATCTTCGGAGGCATCATCGCTGCGAATCGCATGATTGACGCAGCGACAGCGACATTGCTGGGTGACGTGTTCTTGGAAATCGTGCTTGCGCCGGATTTTAGTCCAGAAGCGCTTCAGATTCTCTCGCAAAAGAAAAACATCCGCCTCTTGAAGATCAGCGGGTTGGATACCGCGGCGGCCGCTGAGCGCCGTGCAGAGCATGTAATTACTTCGGTTGAAGGCGGGATGCTCGTTCAGGACAGCGACGCTTATCAACTCAGTGAAGCTGATATCAAGGTCGTCACAGAGCGGAAGCCTACGGAAGATGAGCTTAAACAGCTGCTTTTTGCCTGGAAGGTCGTGAAGCATGTGAAGTCCAATGCGATTGTGCTTGCTGCCAATGACATGACAGTCGGTGTTGGAGCGGGACAGATGAATCGAGTGGGCGCAGCCAAAATTGCCATTGAGCAAGCTAGGGGTAAGGCGCAGGGCGCTGTGCTGGCTTCCGATGCGTTCTTCCCGATGGGCGACACGCTGGAGCTGGCGGCTGGTGCTGGAATTACGGCTGTCATTCAGCCAGGCGGTTCGATCAAGGATGAAGAATCCATTCGAGTGGCAAATGATAACGGTATGGCCATGATCATGACGGGTGTGCGTCATTTTAAACATTAA
- a CDS encoding type I phosphomannose isomerase catalytic subunit: MKPYPLQFQPEMKERVWGGRALEKFGFSLPEGAIGEGWMIGDHPNGTTKVMNGVLAGRGLDEVRQEYGVSMFGSKGFSQKTGRFPLLIKLLDCEDDLSVQVHPDDSYSNLASGELGKTEMWYIMAAKPGAKIIYGMHYGVTREMLTEAIAENRIMDCLQEVPVEAGDSFYIPAGTVHALGAGVLVAEIQQNSDTTYRLYDYNRPGLDGKLRELHIEDSLNVIAYNGSGSSFMKTNIEETGKWLTLAESPLFIVEKGLVGSKWELQTTLDSFVVLMIMEGSGILGWEDGSLEAKPGDCFLLSANLGNYSLEGSMTVLRSYLP, translated from the coding sequence GTGAAACCATATCCGCTTCAATTTCAACCGGAAATGAAAGAAAGAGTCTGGGGAGGCAGGGCATTAGAAAAATTCGGTTTCTCGCTTCCGGAAGGAGCCATCGGTGAAGGCTGGATGATCGGAGACCACCCCAATGGGACCACCAAGGTGATGAATGGAGTATTAGCCGGCCGGGGGCTTGATGAGGTTCGCCAAGAATACGGAGTATCGATGTTTGGTTCAAAAGGGTTTTCGCAAAAAACCGGCAGATTCCCGCTGCTCATTAAGCTTCTGGACTGCGAGGATGATTTGTCGGTTCAAGTTCATCCCGATGACAGCTATTCGAATCTGGCATCTGGCGAGCTGGGCAAAACGGAAATGTGGTACATCATGGCCGCGAAGCCGGGAGCCAAGATCATTTATGGCATGCATTATGGCGTGACTAGAGAAATGCTTACTGAGGCCATAGCAGAGAATCGAATCATGGATTGCCTGCAGGAAGTGCCTGTTGAAGCCGGCGACTCCTTCTACATACCTGCCGGTACAGTGCACGCTCTCGGTGCAGGAGTACTTGTAGCCGAGATTCAGCAAAACTCCGATACGACATACCGATTATACGATTATAACCGCCCAGGACTGGATGGAAAGCTGCGTGAGCTTCATATTGAAGATTCATTGAATGTCATCGCCTATAATGGCTCCGGCTCAAGCTTCATGAAAACCAATATAGAGGAGACTGGCAAATGGCTTACTTTGGCAGAATCTCCCTTATTCATAGTGGAAAAAGGGCTGGTTGGATCCAAATGGGAGCTGCAAACCACGCTGGATAGTTTCGTAGTCCTTATGATCATGGAAGGCTCAGGTATCCTTGGCTGGGAGGATGGAAGCCTCGAAGCCAAGCCGGGGGACTGCTTTTTGCTGTCTGCCAATTTGGGAAACTACTCGTTGGAGGGCTCAATGACAGTGTTACGCAGCTATTTGCCGTAA
- a CDS encoding glycosyltransferase family 2 protein, giving the protein MLNQIMIVMQVLLGLIGAYQLFLTFFGWYRKKKKQHFAPQKTFAVLVAAHNEEQVVGALIENLKKLDYPKELYDIFVICDNCTDLTADIARDHGVFACERRNLNLRGKGYAIEWMLKELWKRERQYDAVVMFDADNLVGSDYLIHMNNDLCSGSRVIQAYLDTKNPSDSWITASYAISYYFSNRFWQLPRTNLNLANFLGGTGMCFEVGLLKQIGWGATSLVEDLEFSMRCVKLGIKPSFNYEARVYDEKPLTFKTSAKQRLRWMQGHFDVAKRYFFPLLWQGIKERSWTKIDAAIYSANVYNFFFGSLLSVALWIKGITPGWAEMPGVNEMFPGVLNSIAISIYVLLPVSMLMEKAPWKIYVYLIVYPIFMLSWWPITIYAFFTQNNKQWSHTQHTRVIRLEEVQSKQVS; this is encoded by the coding sequence ATGCTGAACCAAATCATGATTGTCATGCAGGTATTGCTGGGTTTAATTGGTGCATATCAGTTGTTCCTAACATTCTTTGGTTGGTATCGTAAAAAAAAGAAACAGCACTTTGCGCCGCAAAAAACTTTTGCCGTGCTGGTTGCAGCCCACAATGAAGAACAGGTCGTTGGTGCGCTGATTGAGAACCTTAAAAAGTTGGACTACCCAAAAGAGCTCTATGATATCTTTGTGATTTGTGACAATTGTACGGATCTTACTGCTGACATAGCTCGTGACCACGGGGTTTTTGCTTGCGAACGCCGCAACCTGAACCTTAGAGGCAAGGGTTATGCGATCGAATGGATGTTAAAAGAGCTTTGGAAACGTGAACGCCAATATGATGCAGTCGTCATGTTTGATGCGGATAACCTGGTCGGAAGCGATTATCTGATTCACATGAATAACGACCTTTGTTCGGGTTCCCGAGTCATTCAAGCCTATTTGGATACCAAGAATCCCAGCGATTCCTGGATCACAGCATCCTATGCGATTTCTTATTACTTCAGCAATCGTTTCTGGCAGCTTCCCCGCACCAACTTGAATCTGGCCAATTTTTTGGGCGGAACCGGGATGTGCTTTGAAGTTGGACTGCTTAAGCAGATTGGCTGGGGTGCAACAAGCCTAGTTGAAGACCTGGAATTTTCCATGCGCTGCGTGAAGCTTGGCATCAAGCCCTCTTTCAATTACGAGGCACGCGTGTATGATGAAAAGCCGCTTACGTTCAAAACATCCGCCAAGCAAAGACTACGCTGGATGCAGGGGCATTTTGACGTAGCGAAGCGTTATTTCTTTCCGTTGCTTTGGCAGGGGATCAAGGAGCGCAGCTGGACCAAAATTGATGCCGCGATTTACTCGGCGAATGTATATAACTTCTTCTTCGGATCCCTTCTGAGCGTTGCGCTCTGGATCAAAGGAATTACACCGGGCTGGGCCGAAATGCCAGGTGTCAATGAGATGTTTCCAGGTGTGCTCAATTCGATAGCCATTTCCATTTATGTCTTGCTTCCGGTGTCGATGCTGATGGAAAAAGCCCCATGGAAAATATACGTCTACCTGATTGTCTATCCGATCTTTATGCTTTCCTGGTGGCCGATTACGATTTACGCATTTTTCACCCAGAACAACAAGCAATGGAGCCACACACAGCATACCCGGGTTATTCGTTTGGAGGAAGTGCAGAGCAAACAGGTCAGTTAA
- a CDS encoding WGxxGxxG family protein — MKKLRYMTLTAVLASTLSLGASAAYATTTSTTGVTSGVTGGTGTGYTATGTGTSTGICTCPPGSTTGTLSSSGIYGTGGTSGTGTTTSSSYTGSNYDATTGTGTGTGTGTGTTTGTGTRSLDTARGYGSNMLNRMSTTGTGASVAPSPTPNTIGNRTSTSGNYDTTSYRTQATDTSGTKMDWGWLGLIGLLGLAGLRGRSRDDVEGR, encoded by the coding sequence ATGAAGAAGCTTCGCTATATGACTCTTACTGCAGTACTTGCTTCTACTTTGTCGCTCGGTGCTTCGGCGGCATATGCAACTACAACAAGCACTACAGGGGTCACCTCGGGAGTTACAGGCGGAACGGGAACTGGGTATACGGCAACAGGCACAGGAACGTCAACTGGCATCTGCACATGTCCTCCGGGCTCAACTACCGGCACTTTGAGTTCATCGGGTATTTATGGTACTGGCGGTACATCCGGTACAGGAACGACGACTTCTTCCAGCTATACAGGAAGCAATTATGATGCGACAACTGGTACCGGAACAGGCACTGGGACTGGAACTGGCACCACAACCGGAACCGGGACAAGGTCATTGGATACCGCCCGAGGATATGGCAGCAATATGCTAAACCGGATGAGCACAACAGGCACAGGAGCTTCCGTTGCTCCGTCGCCTACCCCTAACACTATTGGAAACCGAACGAGCACTTCCGGCAATTATGATACTACTTCCTATAGAACTCAGGCAACGGACACTTCCGGCACCAAAATGGACTGGGGCTGGCTGGGACTTATTGGCTTACTCGGTCTGGCAGGCTTACGAGGTAGAAGTCGTGACGACGTTGAGGGCAGGTAA
- a CDS encoding class I SAM-dependent methyltransferase, translating into MGFVSVLSFAHQLLSQRVHFGDKAIDATLGNGNDVLLLAKLTGNRGRVYGFDIQQQALDQSWMRLRNEIPDASSFVQLHLCTHASMEAVIPAADQGTIAAVAFNLGYLPGAEQDTITQEASTISALEASLRMLRKGGITTIVLYTGHKGGFEEAQAVESWAMQLSAADYQVLRYQFANRAKHAPYLLAVEKR; encoded by the coding sequence ATGGGTTTTGTTTCTGTATTAAGCTTTGCGCATCAATTGCTGTCACAAAGAGTTCATTTCGGTGACAAGGCCATTGATGCAACATTAGGCAATGGGAATGATGTATTACTGCTGGCGAAGCTTACTGGGAATCGAGGCCGAGTTTACGGCTTCGATATCCAGCAGCAAGCCCTGGATCAGTCCTGGATGCGTCTGAGGAATGAAATCCCGGACGCTTCTTCTTTTGTCCAGCTGCATTTATGCACCCACGCCAGCATGGAGGCTGTCATTCCTGCAGCCGATCAAGGTACCATAGCAGCGGTTGCTTTTAATCTTGGTTATTTGCCGGGTGCAGAGCAAGATACAATCACGCAAGAGGCTTCTACCATCTCAGCGCTGGAAGCCTCTTTACGCATGCTTCGCAAAGGAGGCATTACGACAATTGTGTTATATACGGGCCACAAAGGCGGTTTCGAAGAGGCTCAAGCAGTGGAATCGTGGGCCATGCAGCTCTCTGCCGCTGACTATCAAGTACTTCGATATCAGTTCGCAAATCGCGCCAAACATGCGCCCTATCTTCTGGCAGTAGAAAAAAGATGA
- a CDS encoding TIGR01212 family radical SAM protein (This family includes YhcC from E. coli K-12, an uncharacterized radical SAM protein.) has product MQTMMNRAPLTWGDKRFHTWNYEMREVFGEKVFKVMLDAGFTCPNRDGSIATGGCTFCSARGSGDFAGSRRDDLVTQFNKIRDLQHQKWPEAKYIGYFQAYTNTYAPVQELREYYELILAQPGVVGLSIATRPDCLPDDVVEYLAELNERTYLWVEMGLQTVHDETSALINRAHDTQCYLDAVAKLRKHNIRTCAHIIYGLPGETHAMMLETGRAVAQMDVQGIKIHLLHLMRKTPMVKQYEAGLLQFLEKDEYIKLVVDTLEGLPPDMIVHRLTGDAPRDLLIGPMWSLKKWEVLNAFDAEFSARDSWQSKKWKKA; this is encoded by the coding sequence ATGCAAACAATGATGAATCGAGCCCCTCTCACCTGGGGGGATAAACGTTTCCATACATGGAATTATGAAATGCGCGAAGTCTTCGGCGAGAAGGTTTTTAAAGTCATGCTAGATGCTGGCTTTACTTGTCCCAACCGGGATGGAAGCATTGCCACCGGCGGCTGTACGTTCTGCAGTGCCAGGGGATCCGGTGATTTTGCCGGGAGCCGCCGCGACGACCTGGTTACACAGTTCAACAAAATCCGCGATCTGCAGCATCAAAAATGGCCGGAAGCTAAATATATCGGGTATTTTCAAGCTTATACCAATACTTATGCTCCCGTCCAAGAGCTTCGTGAATACTATGAACTCATTTTGGCACAGCCCGGTGTCGTCGGACTTTCGATTGCGACTAGACCGGATTGCCTCCCGGACGATGTGGTTGAATACTTGGCGGAGCTGAATGAGCGCACTTATTTGTGGGTCGAAATGGGACTGCAAACTGTGCATGATGAAACGTCTGCTCTCATTAATAGAGCGCATGACACTCAGTGCTATCTTGACGCAGTAGCAAAGCTTAGAAAACATAACATTCGCACCTGTGCTCATATTATTTACGGATTACCAGGAGAAACTCACGCAATGATGCTTGAAACAGGACGTGCAGTCGCACAGATGGATGTTCAAGGCATCAAGATCCACTTGCTCCACCTGATGCGCAAAACGCCAATGGTGAAGCAATATGAAGCCGGACTGCTGCAGTTTTTGGAAAAAGATGAGTATATAAAGCTCGTCGTGGATACACTTGAAGGCTTGCCGCCAGATATGATTGTACATCGTTTAACCGGGGATGCCCCGCGAGATCTTTTGATTGGCCCGATGTGGAGCCTCAAGAAATGGGAAGTATTGAATGCTTTTGACGCCGAATTTTCGGCCCGAGACAGCTGGCAGAGTAAAAAGTGGAAAAAAGCCTAA
- a CDS encoding cytochrome c, which produces MRTVMTVTAAGLLLLMCSACSSKPAATEASLTPAPTSTAATAAPSAASPSAQPSASIAPTPAPSASKEPSAAATVKPTTAPTVAPTTAPTVAATATPKPSATPAPSVKAPEGNAKAEALFKANCMSCHGANMEGGFGPNLTKIGSRLSKDQIAAQITNGGGDMPAQGKKVAAADIEILAAWLAGLK; this is translated from the coding sequence GTGAGAACAGTCATGACGGTTACCGCAGCAGGCTTGCTGCTTCTAATGTGTTCAGCTTGCAGCAGCAAACCCGCAGCGACAGAAGCAAGTTTAACGCCTGCGCCTACTTCGACAGCAGCAACTGCTGCACCTTCAGCTGCCAGCCCCTCGGCTCAGCCATCTGCCAGCATTGCACCAACACCCGCTCCCTCGGCATCCAAGGAGCCTTCCGCAGCAGCCACGGTCAAGCCTACAACTGCACCAACTGTGGCTCCAACCACGGCTCCGACGGTTGCAGCTACAGCGACGCCAAAACCTTCGGCAACGCCCGCACCAAGTGTTAAGGCGCCAGAAGGCAATGCGAAGGCCGAGGCATTATTTAAAGCAAACTGCATGTCATGCCACGGCGCCAATATGGAAGGAGGATTTGGACCGAATTTAACTAAAATCGGTTCTCGACTAAGTAAGGATCAAATTGCCGCGCAAATCACTAACGGCGGAGGCGACATGCCGGCTCAAGGCAAGAAAGTTGCTGCGGCTGACATAGAAATACTGGCTGCATGGCTGGCCGGCTTAAAATAA
- the purD gene encoding phosphoribosylamine--glycine ligase, whose product MRILVIGRGGREHAIVWALCKSPKVSKLYCAPGNGGIAALAECVPIQELQFEEISVFAKQQQIDLVMVAPDDPLAAGLVDYLEDRDIVAFGPRANAAIIEGSKVFTKDLLKKYKIPTAAYESFDAYEPALAYLRSQSIPIVLKADGLAAGKGVTVAHSLEEAEEALRDIMVDQIFGDSGAKVVIEEFLQGQEMSLLAFVDGTTVRPMVPSQDHKPVYDNDEGPNTGGMGTYSPLPHIPEAVVLEAIETIVRPTAEAMVKEGRPFKGVLYAGLILTPQGTKTIEFNARFGDPETQVILPLLKTDLLDIFLAVLNGTLAEQPIEWREEAAVCVIVASGGYPGSYAKGLPIAGLDQVKDSLVFHAGTALNDGQIVTNGGRVLGITGLGKDIVEARNKAYADAERISFEGKHYRKDIAMKALR is encoded by the coding sequence ATGCGCATCCTTGTAATAGGGCGTGGCGGGAGAGAGCACGCCATCGTTTGGGCGCTCTGCAAAAGCCCGAAGGTCAGCAAGCTTTACTGCGCACCCGGTAACGGTGGGATTGCAGCTTTGGCCGAGTGCGTGCCGATTCAGGAGCTGCAGTTCGAGGAAATCAGCGTGTTCGCGAAGCAGCAGCAAATAGATCTTGTTATGGTGGCGCCGGATGACCCGCTCGCTGCCGGTTTGGTTGATTACCTCGAGGATCGGGATATCGTGGCTTTTGGACCTAGGGCCAATGCTGCGATTATTGAAGGCAGCAAGGTCTTTACGAAGGATTTGCTGAAAAAATACAAGATCCCGACAGCGGCTTACGAGAGTTTTGACGCTTATGAGCCCGCTCTTGCTTATCTTCGCAGCCAGTCGATTCCGATTGTTTTGAAAGCTGATGGTTTGGCTGCCGGCAAAGGGGTTACCGTAGCCCATTCGCTCGAGGAAGCAGAAGAAGCACTGCGTGATATCATGGTGGATCAAATATTCGGCGATTCAGGTGCAAAGGTAGTCATCGAGGAATTCCTGCAAGGGCAAGAGATGTCATTGCTCGCTTTTGTCGATGGTACTACTGTTCGCCCTATGGTTCCCTCACAGGACCATAAGCCGGTTTATGATAACGACGAAGGACCCAATACAGGCGGGATGGGCACCTACTCTCCACTTCCGCATATTCCGGAAGCTGTGGTATTGGAGGCCATTGAGACCATTGTTCGGCCGACGGCCGAAGCCATGGTTAAAGAGGGGCGACCTTTCAAAGGCGTGCTCTATGCCGGTTTGATTTTGACTCCGCAAGGAACCAAGACGATTGAGTTTAACGCTCGTTTTGGCGATCCGGAAACGCAGGTGATTTTGCCGCTGCTCAAAACGGATCTGCTCGACATTTTCCTCGCCGTGTTAAACGGAACGTTGGCGGAGCAGCCGATTGAATGGCGCGAGGAAGCCGCGGTATGCGTCATTGTGGCATCTGGAGGTTACCCTGGGTCGTATGCTAAGGGACTGCCGATCGCTGGTCTGGACCAAGTGAAGGATTCACTCGTGTTTCATGCGGGTACCGCTTTGAATGACGGTCAAATCGTAACAAACGGCGGCCGAGTGCTGGGGATTACCGGTCTGGGCAAAGATATTGTCGAAGCCCGCAATAAGGCTTATGCCGATGCGGAACGGATCAGCTTTGAAGGCAAGCATTACCGCAAAGACATCGCCATGAAGGCCCTGAGGTAA
- a CDS encoding phosphatase PAP2 family protein, giving the protein MGKVVHWLQNRETRMFYWVNQRIQHSFLDIFFSKITHLGGATATIGISLLLSIFGNGVFRIAGLQSLIALTISHLPVALIKKKYPRLRPYLVLPQTKIGKNPLTDHSFPSGHTTAIFSITVPVIMAMPMLSIGLIPLAVIVGLSRIYNGLHYPSDCLVGSLIGTMTALGTVALWA; this is encoded by the coding sequence ATGGGGAAGGTAGTCCATTGGCTTCAAAATCGTGAAACTCGAATGTTCTATTGGGTCAATCAAAGGATTCAACATTCTTTTCTGGATATCTTTTTTTCGAAAATCACACATTTAGGCGGGGCAACTGCCACTATAGGCATTTCACTTCTCCTTTCCATATTCGGTAATGGCGTTTTCAGAATCGCTGGTCTTCAAAGCCTGATCGCTTTAACCATAAGTCATCTGCCGGTGGCTCTTATCAAAAAGAAGTATCCCAGACTTCGTCCCTACCTTGTGCTGCCGCAAACCAAAATCGGCAAAAATCCGCTTACAGATCATTCGTTTCCATCCGGTCATACAACCGCCATTTTTTCGATTACAGTTCCGGTCATAATGGCGATGCCGATGCTTTCGATAGGTCTGATCCCTTTGGCTGTCATTGTAGGGCTGTCCCGGATCTATAACGGTCTTCATTATCCTTCGGATTGTCTGGTTGGCAGCTTAATCGGTACCATGACTGCATTAGGGACTGTAGCTCTCTGGGCTTAA
- the trmB gene encoding tRNA (guanosine(46)-N7)-methyltransferase TrmB produces MRLRGRKGIREEIERQQELIILDPRELKGKWSEVFGNAQPIHAELGMGKGRFISEMSLKHPDINFIGIDMYDELIRKSSEKARAAHGKESEQGAIANLRLLLFNIEHIEDAFAEGELERIYLNFSDPWPKKKHARRRLTHRGFVEKYIQILNDKGEIHLKTDSQILFEFSLNSFADMGLRMRNISLHLHAEGIHPDYVMTEYETKFADKGMNIHRCEVVIGSQALEEHLAALKKQQSL; encoded by the coding sequence ATGCGTTTACGGGGAAGAAAAGGAATCAGGGAAGAAATCGAGCGACAGCAGGAGCTTATTATTTTAGATCCGAGAGAATTAAAAGGAAAATGGTCCGAAGTGTTCGGCAACGCTCAGCCTATTCACGCCGAGCTGGGAATGGGCAAAGGGCGTTTTATCAGCGAAATGAGCCTTAAACATCCGGATATCAACTTTATAGGCATCGATATGTATGATGAACTTATTCGTAAATCCAGCGAGAAAGCAAGAGCTGCCCACGGGAAAGAAAGCGAGCAGGGGGCTATTGCCAATCTCAGGCTTCTTCTATTTAATATCGAGCATATTGAGGATGCTTTTGCAGAAGGTGAGCTGGAGCGGATTTATTTAAATTTCAGCGATCCATGGCCCAAAAAAAAGCACGCACGAAGAAGGCTGACTCATCGAGGATTTGTCGAGAAGTACATCCAAATATTGAATGACAAGGGTGAAATTCATCTCAAAACGGATTCTCAAATTTTGTTCGAGTTTTCACTCAATTCGTTCGCCGATATGGGGCTTCGCATGCGGAACATTTCGCTTCATCTGCATGCCGAAGGTATTCATCCTGACTACGTGATGACCGAATATGAGACCAAATTCGCTGATAAAGGCATGAACATTCACCGCTGTGAAGTCGTCATAGGCAGCCAAGCACTGGAAGAGCATCTGGCCGCGTTAAAAAAACAGCAGTCCCTGTAG